The window CGATCACCAGCGTCGCCCGCGATGCGGAAGCGATCATGCGCTGGCGCGAGCGATCGCGCGCCAGCGAGCGCAGGCGCGCCTTGATCAACGGATCGCCTTCGGCCTGCTTGTGCTCGTCCTTGATCTCCTGCCGCGTCATGCGCAGCTCGCGCCGCCAGTGGAAGCGTGCCCAAGCCAGATCGACCGCGACCAGGACGATGGTCGCGATGCAGATCGCCGAGACGATTCGCATGGCGATGTTGAGAATCATCTCCGGCAGCGCGACCGGATCGGTGTACATCGCCTCGAACGCCTTCGCTTCCGACGAGCGCAGCACGAACGCGACGACGATAGTCACCGCGGCGAGCTTGAACAGCGACTTGGCGAACTCGACGAGGCCCTGCGATCCAAACAGCCGGCTCCAGCCGCCGAGCGGAGAGATTCGCGAAAGGTCCGGCGTGATGCGCTGGAGCACCAGGCTGGGAGCATTTTGCAACAGCGAGGCTGCGAGCCCGAACGCCGCCAGGGTGACGACCAGCGGCGTCAGGAACCGCAGTGCCTGAAGCCCGACCACAATGAGGAGATTCTGGGCATCGGCCCCGGTGCTGAGAGGAAAGCCGTCGGGATCATCGAGAAAGCCCGTCAGCATCGGCGTCAATTGCTGCACGCCCTGACCGATCAGGAACGCCTGGATCACCATCAGCGCGGCCATCGAGGCGAAGATGGAAGCCTCCCGAGAGACCGGGATTTTGCCCTGTTCGAGCGCATCGCGGACTTTTTTCTCGGTCGGCTCTTCTGTCTTGCTCTCCTGATCGGTTGTTTCTGCCATGCCGGTTCAGCGGTCAGCGGAAGACCAGCTCATCCTCCTGCTCGGGGTTGAGCTCGATTTCGCCCTTTTCCGCAAGGTCGAGCGCGAGGTCGGTGATCACGCGCCGCGCCTCCAGCACGTCGCGCTGGTTCGACGGTTCGCCGATGGCGAGTTCGTGCTCGACGACCCGGCGGACGCGCGAGGCGACCGAGGACAGGATCATCTCGCGGAAGTGCTTGTCGGTGCCCTTCAGCGCGATGACGATGCGATCGGTCGGCACCTGGTCGAAGATCATGGTGCGCGCCTTCGGCGTCAGGTTGGTGACGTCGTCGAAGGTGAAGAGCAGCTCCTTCAGCACTTCGGCCGACTTCGGCCGCTTCTCCGACAGGCTCTTCAGCATGTCCTCGATGTGTCCACGCTCCATCTTGTTGATGATGTCGGCGACGCGGGCATAGGTGTCCGCGCCGAGGTTGCGGGCGAAGTTCAGCGTCAAATCCTCATGCAGCGTCTTCTCGAGGACCCTCAGGGCGTCGTCGACGATCGGCTTGAGGCTGAGCACGCGCCGCATCAGCTCGTTGCGCAGGCTCGACGGCAGCTGGCTCATGACCTTGGCGGCGCAGGACGGCTTGACCTTGGACAGGATGAGCGCCGCGGTCTGCGGATGCTCCTTGGACAGGTAGCTTGCCAGCGAGTTTTCCGACACCGACGAGACGCGGTCCCACACGGACCGGCTCGAATTGCCGAGCAGGTCCGACATGATGGCCGAGACCTGGTCGGCCGGAAGCACGTCGCCGAGCACGGCTTCCAGGCCGCCGAGGGTGCCGAGAATGTTGGCGCCCATCGAGAATTGCTGGGCGAATTCCTCGACGATCGCTTCCAGTTCCTGCGCCGTGATCGGCCGCAGCTCGGCCGCGGCCTTTGTAACAGTGCGGATATCCTGCGGCTCGAACTGCGCGAGCACGCTGGCGGCCGCCTGCCGGCCCATGGCGAGCAGGAGTGCCGCAACCTTCTCCGTTCCGCCCAGCGTGGCGACGCCTCGCTGCTTGATGGGAGCCATGCCGACCTGTGCCGCCATGGTCAGGTATCACCCTGCCCCAACGGCCCGACAATCTCGGTGAGCGAGACGCCGAAGCGGGAATTGTCTTCTTCGACCACGACCACCTCGCCGCGGGCGACGACGCGGCCGTTGACCACGACGTCGACGGGTTCGCCGACCCTGTGATCGAGCGGAACCACCGCGCCGCGGCCGAGCTTCATCAGATTTGCCACCGGAATGGTCGCCGATCCCAGCACCACCTGCATGGTCACGGGAATGCGCAGGATGGCATCGACATTGGCGAACTTGCCGGTCTCCTCCGCAGTGCGCGCGGCGATCTCCGCCAGCCGCTCTAGCGGAGATGTTTCGGTATGCCCCTCGTCGGCCGCCGATGCTGACTCATAGTCGAAGGATTGCGCCATCTGGTATCGCCTCTTGGTATTTCCGCTCCCGGAGCGCCGTGACGTTCCGATCGTATTTATTCCGCCGGCTTCGGCTTCAATGCTTGTTCACGTCGGCGCCGCCCGCGGTCGCCGCGGATGCGAGCCCGCTCCTGGCATCAAGCGCCGCGATCGCCTCGTGGGCCTGATCAATCTTCGTGCTCAGCACGTTGGCGAGCCGCCCGAGATTTGCGGTGGAATCATGCGCCGCGGTAATGACCGTGTCGAAGGCGCCCGCCGTCTCCTGGACGATGGTCGAGAACTCGCCCTGGTAGCTGCGCAACCGCGCCAGCTCGCGATGCATCCGGGTCACCCGCATGCTGGTGAAGGCGAGCGCGATCAGCAGCACGGCATCAACGAGATAGGATATCATCGACGAACTCCCGTTTCTGATCGACGGGATCTGCCACCTGCATGGCATAATAGCCATCAAGCTGGCCGATCTGACACCAGAACAGCACCTGGTTGTTGCTCTCGAGTCGAGCCAGCGTACGCGGCGTGGCTTCGAGCTCGAGCACCTGTCCGACCTGGAACTTCACGACGTCGCCGAGCGAAATCATCTTCTCGTCCAGCACGGCGCTCAGCGTCACCTCGGTGCGGTGAACCTCGGTCTCCATCTGCTCGCGCCAGCGCGGATCGGCCGCACGGCCGTCGCTGACGACGACGGTCGCGAGCTTCTGCCTGAGCGGGTTGAGCGCGGAGTGCGGAATGATGAGGAACATCTGGCCGCCGCGGTAGAGTGCCTGGAGCATGATGTTCGCGCAGATCGACATGTTGCCGCTCCGCCCGATCGCCAGCGACGCCATGGCGGTCTCGACCCGCTCCACACGGAAAGTGACGTTGGAGGTGCCGGCGAAGGCGGATTGCAGCGCCTTGGCGAACCGCTCGAACAGCGCCTGGACCAGGCGGATCTCGATGTTCGAGAAGCTGCGCTCCACGTCGAGCGGCGGCTCGGCACCATCGGAGCCGAACATCGCCTCGACCATGGTGAACACGAAGTCGCGGTCGAGCATGATGATGATGCGGGAGTCCCACTGCTCGGCATAGAGCACAGCCGCAACCGCGTTCGCCTCGTAGTCCTTGATGATGTCGCCGACACGGTCGTTGGTAATGCCGTTGACCGAGAAATAGCATGGCGTTCCAGCCATCGGCTGCAGGCTGTCCGTGCACGATGCCGCCATGCGATCGAAGATCACATTCAGCATCGGCATGCGCTCGATCGAGATGCCGGCGGCGTCCAGCAGATAGTTCGGCAGCGGCTTGCGCTGATCGACGTCGAGGGCTTCCATCATGATGCGCGCGCAGCTTTCGGTTCAACCTCGGTCACGACCGGCTTGGGTCCCGCGATCGTCTCGTTCTCGACGACGTCGATCGAGGGCCGCTCGGGGCTCGCGATCATCTTCCGGCCGTGCTCGACGGCGATCTGCGGCATGGCGCCGTTCATGAACGCCAGCAGCGTCTGCTTGACGATGATGTAGGGCCGGCAACGCTTCTCGCGCGTCATCTTCACCTTCATCGCGAAGGGCGAAATGATGCCGTAGGACAGGAAAATGCCGGCGAAGGTGCCGACGAGGGCGGCGCCGATGAAGCCGCCCAGCAGCTTCGGCGACTGGTCGAGCGCGCCCATGGCCTTGATGACGCCGAGCACCGCGGCGACAATGCCGAGCGCGGGCAGAGCTTCCGAGACCACCACCAGCGCGTGGTAAGGCGCCAGCTTGCTCTTCACGATGGTGTGGATCTCCTCGTCCATCAGCGCTTCGATCTCGTGCGTTCGCGCGTTACCCATGATGATGAGACGGACGTAGTCGCAGATGAACTGGAGCAGCGACGGATCTCCGAGCACGCTCGGGAACGCCTTGAAGATCTCGGACGACGCGGGATCGTCGATATGCGCCTCGACCTCGTTGCGGCCCTTGCCCCGCAGCTCCCGCATCAGCGCGTGCAGCGCGCCGAGCAGATCGAGATAGTAGCGTTGACCGGGCACCGCCCCCGTCACTGCCTGCACGCAGGCAAGCCCGGTATCCGCGACCGTCTTCCAGGGATTGGCCATAATGAAGGTGCCGGCCGCGGTGCCCATGATGATCACGAACTCCCAAGGCTGCATCAGCACGCCCAGATGCCCGCCCATGGCGGCAAATCCGCCCAGCAGTGCCGCTACCGTGATGACGATCCCCACGAAACTGCCCAACGCGCCGCTCCATCACCGATCCCATCGGGAATATCTAGTCGGCGAGCCTTGCGCGAGGCTGGCTTCCCCCTCGCCAGCCTCGCGCAAGCGATTCACGGCAGCTTGCGACGACGTCGCGAGAGCGGCCAGAGGGGCGCGTGTCATGCTATCCACCATCGCGGACTACACCAGACTGACCAAGGACATGGGCAAGTCGCTGACACAGGTCGCGACGCAGCCGGACGTCAGCCGCGACACCGATTACTTCCTCAGCCACATCGGCAACGTGAAGACCATCGACGACTTCCTGAAGGACTATCGCCTCTATTCCTACGCGATGAAGGCATATGGCCTCAGCGACATGGCCTACGCCAAGGCGTTCATGCGCAAGGTGCTGACCGAGGGTATCGCCGACAACAAGACCTTCGCCAATAAGCTGACCGACACCCGCTACCGGCAATTCGCCGCCGCGTTCAATTTCGCCGCCCTTGGCGACAAGGCGACCCAAACCGCCGCGGCCACGACCGGCACGGCGACCCAATACGTCACGCAGACGATGGAGGAGAGGCCGGCGACCAGAACGAGGGCCTGCGGCTGGCGCTCTATTTCACGCGCAAGGCCTCCACGATCACCAATTCCTACCAGATCCTCGCGGACAAGGCGATGACGCAAGTGCTCCAGACGGCGCTCGGTCTGCCGTCGACGATCAGCTCGGCTGATATCGATGCCCAGGCCAAGATGATCACGAGCAAGATCAAGCTCACCGATTTCCAGGACCCAGCCAAGGTCACCAAATTCGTGCAGCGCTTCGCGGCGATGTGGGATGCGACCCAGGCCCAGAGCGACAGCTCGACCAACCCGGCGCTGGTCCTGATCGGCGGCGCCGCAACTTCGATCAGCATGGACAGCAACGTGCTCACGACACTTCAGAACATCAAGTTCAACAGGTAAGTCATGCAATCGGCCCTCTATGTAGGATTGTCGGCGCAGGTCGCCCTCGAAAAGCGCCTCCAGACGATCGCCAACAACGTCGCCAACGTCAACACGGCGGCGTTCCGCACCGACGTGGTGAAGTTCGAGACCGTGCTGTCCAAGGCGGGCGCGAACCCGGTCGCCTTCTCCTCCCCCGGCGACAACATCATCTCGCGCGAGATGGGCAGCATCACCGAGAGCGGCAACCCGCTCGACGTCGCCGTGGTCGGACAGGGCTGGATCGCCTTCGCCGGTCCGAACGGCACGGTCTATACGCGCGACGGCCGTCTCCAGATCGCCGCCAACGGCGACCTTCAGACGGTGTCCGGCTTCCCCGTCATCGATTCCGGCGGCGCGCAGATCACGCTCGATCCGAACGGCGGACCGGTTTCGATCGCGCGCAGCGGCGCGATCACCCAGGACAACAACGAGATCGGCACGATCGGCCTGTTCAACATTCCCGCCGATGCCAATCTCGACCGCTACGGCAATTCGGGCGTCACGCCCAACCGGCCTGCGACCGCCATCGCCGACTTCTCCCGCGACGGCTTCAAGCAGGGCTATGTCGAGGGCTCGGGCGCCAATCCGATGATGGAATTGACGAAGCTGATCGCGGCCTCGCGCGCCTTCGACGGTGCCAATTCGATGATCGAGGGCACCGAGAGCTCGCTCCAGAACGCAATCCGCACGCTGGGCGAACCCGGCAAATAGACTGCGCCCCGCGCGCAATGAGGTTGGACGGTTTCCTTGAACGCTCTTCGGCAACTTGAGTGGGCGCTGCTGGAGCTTCAGCAGAGCACTCCCCTGGCAAGCGTCAGCGGCGCGATCTCCGAGATCGCGTCGACGCATTTCCGTGTCTCCGGCCTGTCGCGCTTCGTCAGGCTCGGCGAACTGATCGGCGTCAACTCCGGCGGCAAGCCCCAGATCGGCGAGGTGGTGCGGATCGACAGCGAGGGCATCATCGCCAAGCCGTTCGACCGGCAGTTCGCCGGCGGCCTCGGCTCGGTCGCCTACCGGATGCCGCCCCTGTCCTTCGCGCCAGATCCGAGCTGGAAGGGCCGCGTCATCAACGCGCTGGGGGCGCCGCTGGACGGACAGGGCCCTCTCACCCCCGGGTCGCGTCCGGTCTCAGCCGAGGCGGAGGCGCCTTCTGCCATGAAACGCGCGCGGGTCCACAAGCCGCTGCGTACCGGCGTACGCGTCATCGACCTGTTCGCCCCGATCTGTGCCGGCCAGCGCGTCGGCATCTTTGCCGGGTCTGGCGTCGGTAAATCGACGCTGCTTGCGATGCTCGCCCGCAGTCAAGGCTTTGACACCGTCGTGCTGGCCCTGGTCGGCGAGCGCGGCCGCGAGGTGCGCGAGTTCATCGAGGACGTGCTGGGCGCCGATCGTCACCGCGCCGTCACGATCGTGTCGACGGGAGACGAGAGCCCGATGATGCGGCGACTGGCGCCGAAGACGGCCATGGCGGTCGCCGAATATTTCCGCGACCGGGGCGAATCGGTCCTGCTCATGGTCGATTCGATCACCCGCTTCGCCCACGCCGCCCGCGAAGTCGCGCTCGCCGCCGGTGAACCCGCGGTCGCGCGCGGCTACGCACCCACCGTCTTCACCGATCTGCCGCGCCTTCTGGAGCGCGCCGGGCCCGGCGAGGAGGGGTCCGGGACGATCACCGGGATTTTCTCCGTGCTGGTGGACGGCGACGACCACAACGAGCCGATCGCCGATACCATCCGCAGCACACTCGATGGCCACATCGTGCTCTCCAGGCACATCGCCGACCAGGCGCGTTACCCGGCCGTGGACGTTCTGGGTTCGGTCTCGCGCCTCGCCCATAACGTCTGGGACCCTGAAGAGCGCGAATTGGTGAGCAAGCTGCGCGCCATGATCGCGAAATACGAGGACACGCGCGACCTTCGCCTGATGGGCGGATACCAGGCGGGACGTGATTCGGGTCTCGACCAGGCGGTCGACATGGTCCCGAGAATCTACGGCGCAATGCGGCAGGACGCCTCGGCTCCGCCAAGCGCCGATCCGTTCCGCGAGCTGCGGGACATGCTCAAGGGCGACTAGCAAGTCTCAGATTGAGTCGGCGCGCGAGACGCCCCGCGATCGCACCTTGCTCGTTGTTTTCGACAGGCGATGGCGCATGCCGCCACGCTCACAGCGCATGCGCCTGCGCCGCCATCTCCCGGTTTCCGCCGTGATCGCCTCCACCGTTCGGGTGAGGCAGCCGCGCCGAATGCGACTGGACGGCGATTCCTTGATCCGCCCTGGACAACCGCCGCGTGCAATTCCTGTGAGTTCCCTCGGACAATTCTTGGCAGAACGCACAAGTTGTGGATGACATGTCGAGGCACATCGTCGTCGTGCACAAGCTTCGATCAACTTGCATCAACCACAGCCAACAACAGGCCGTGCAATAAAACCGTCGCATAGTCGCGTGCATGTTGCTCGTGGGACAGGGTATTGCGTTCACCATCATGTGTCCCGAAGAGCGAGATTGTCTTGAACGTTACATTCGCCTGCGACGACATCCAGTCTCCGCGAGGGTCTCTACTTGATTTTGTTGAGAAGCTCATTCATCGTTTCGTCGAACATAAGAAACGTCTGCGTGTGACTTGAACCTTAGGGGCTTCGGTTGAACTACTCCGATCCATCGTCTGCTGGCGACGGCTACTCGGGCTCCCGTGCGACGACGCCGCGAATGGCATACCATCAGCAACACCGCTTCCCGCGCCATAGCTTGCAGTGCCCATCGGTCCAGGTCGGGCGCCGGGCTGTCCGTGCCTTCATGCGAGAGAAGAGCACGGTGCATGTGTCGAACATTGCCGGTAGTAAGGCTTCTCGCAAACGGCTCGTGCGCAACGACGGAAGGCGGCTCCGGGGCGCCGCAGACGTTATTCCCGGGGCAAGGTAGGAATTCATGCCATTGGCAAGAGAAGCCGTGGAGCTGCTGGTTCAGGCAGCGAGGGCTTGGTATTTCGAAGGCGATCAGCATGGGTTGCGCGATCGGGAATGGATGGCGCTGCGCTTTCTCGGCCGCGCCAACAGGTTTTCGCGCACGCCGTCCGCGCTCGCCGGCTTCATCGGCGCAACCAGGGCAACTGCATCGCAGATCGTGAAGACGCTGGAGAGCAAGAGCTTCCTGGTGCGAAAGCCGTCGCACGAAGACAAGCGTTCTGTCGTGCTGCACGTCACGGCGCAGGGCGAGAAGTGCCTGAGCCAGCACGATCCGATCAATCACGTGCTGAACGCGGTCACGGCGCTCGGACCCGATGAGTGCGTCAGGCTGCGCGATTCGCTGCGCGAGATCCTCAATCACCTCGACGCGGCACATCAGCGGCTCGATGCCAGCATCTGCCGGGACTGCATGTTTCTCGCCGAACGCGGGCCGGGTACCGGCAAGGGACGCGCAACGGCCGAATTCATGTGCCGGCTGTATCGCGCCCCGGTCTCGCTCGAGGAGACCGAACTGCTCTGCACCAGTTTCGAGCGCACCCGCGACCGTCCCAAGATCGAGGAACATCTCGATCGCGCGCGTGTGGCGAACCAGGGGTGAGGCACGCGTCATTTCCGTGCGCGGATGCTGCGCTGAACTTGCGGAAGATTGCGCAGCGTTGGCGAGAACGAAATGTGGTGCACACTCCGTCAAACCGTCATTGCGAGCGCAGCGAAGCAATCCAGTATCCCTCCGCGGCGGCAGACTGGATTGCTTCCGCCTTCGCTAAAGCTTCGGCGGACAAGTCGCTGCGCTCGCAATGACGGAGTATGAGGCGGCAGCGCCACTCTTCCAGCTCGCATTTTGAATTACAGACACGCGTTCGCATGCTCGCGGCGCATTCGCCCGAGTTTTGCTTGGTCACGTCACCCTCAAAGCCAAGAGGGCGCAGGGAAGGCCGGGTGCCGGCTGGCACCCGCGGTCCGC of the Bradyrhizobium sp. WSM1417 genome contains:
- the flhB gene encoding flagellar biosynthesis protein FlhB → MAETTDQESKTEEPTEKKVRDALEQGKIPVSREASIFASMAALMVIQAFLIGQGVQQLTPMLTGFLDDPDGFPLSTGADAQNLLIVVGLQALRFLTPLVVTLAAFGLAASLLQNAPSLVLQRITPDLSRISPLGGWSRLFGSQGLVEFAKSLFKLAAVTIVVAFVLRSSEAKAFEAMYTDPVALPEMILNIAMRIVSAICIATIVLVAVDLAWARFHWRRELRMTRQEIKDEHKQAEGDPLIKARLRSLARDRSRQRMIASASRATLVIANPTHFAIALRYNREENPAPIVVAKGMDVIALKIREVAEQNRIPVIENKALARALYEAVQVDQVIPAEFFRPVAEIIYFLQSKQTPRSEKVQ
- a CDS encoding flagellar motor switch protein FliG yields the protein MAAQVGMAPIKQRGVATLGGTEKVAALLLAMGRQAAASVLAQFEPQDIRTVTKAAAELRPITAQELEAIVEEFAQQFSMGANILGTLGGLEAVLGDVLPADQVSAIMSDLLGNSSRSVWDRVSSVSENSLASYLSKEHPQTAALILSKVKPSCAAKVMSQLPSSLRNELMRRVLSLKPIVDDALRVLEKTLHEDLTLNFARNLGADTYARVADIINKMERGHIEDMLKSLSEKRPKSAEVLKELLFTFDDVTNLTPKARTMIFDQVPTDRIVIALKGTDKHFREMILSSVASRVRRVVEHELAIGEPSNQRDVLEARRVITDLALDLAEKGEIELNPEQEDELVFR
- the fliN gene encoding flagellar motor switch protein FliN gives rise to the protein MAQSFDYESASAADEGHTETSPLERLAEIAARTAEETGKFANVDAILRIPVTMQVVLGSATIPVANLMKLGRGAVVPLDHRVGEPVDVVVNGRVVARGEVVVVEEDNSRFGVSLTEIVGPLGQGDT
- a CDS encoding flagellar motor switch protein FliM, with the translated sequence MMEALDVDQRKPLPNYLLDAAGISIERMPMLNVIFDRMAASCTDSLQPMAGTPCYFSVNGITNDRVGDIIKDYEANAVAAVLYAEQWDSRIIIMLDRDFVFTMVEAMFGSDGAEPPLDVERSFSNIEIRLVQALFERFAKALQSAFAGTSNVTFRVERVETAMASLAIGRSGNMSICANIMLQALYRGGQMFLIIPHSALNPLRQKLATVVVSDGRAADPRWREQMETEVHRTEVTLSAVLDEKMISLGDVVKFQVGQVLELEATPRTLARLESNNQVLFWCQIGQLDGYYAMQVADPVDQKREFVDDILSR
- the motA gene encoding flagellar motor stator protein MotA; the encoded protein is MGSFVGIVITVAALLGGFAAMGGHLGVLMQPWEFVIIMGTAAGTFIMANPWKTVADTGLACVQAVTGAVPGQRYYLDLLGALHALMRELRGKGRNEVEAHIDDPASSEIFKAFPSVLGDPSLLQFICDYVRLIIMGNARTHEIEALMDEEIHTIVKSKLAPYHALVVVSEALPALGIVAAVLGVIKAMGALDQSPKLLGGFIGAALVGTFAGIFLSYGIISPFAMKVKMTREKRCRPYIIVKQTLLAFMNGAMPQIAVEHGRKMIASPERPSIDVVENETIAGPKPVVTEVEPKAARAS
- the flgF gene encoding flagellar basal-body rod protein FlgF, with protein sequence MQSALYVGLSAQVALEKRLQTIANNVANVNTAAFRTDVVKFETVLSKAGANPVAFSSPGDNIISREMGSITESGNPLDVAVVGQGWIAFAGPNGTVYTRDGRLQIAANGDLQTVSGFPVIDSGGAQITLDPNGGPVSIARSGAITQDNNEIGTIGLFNIPADANLDRYGNSGVTPNRPATAIADFSRDGFKQGYVEGSGANPMMELTKLIAASRAFDGANSMIEGTESSLQNAIRTLGEPGK
- the fliI gene encoding flagellar protein export ATPase FliI translates to MNALRQLEWALLELQQSTPLASVSGAISEIASTHFRVSGLSRFVRLGELIGVNSGGKPQIGEVVRIDSEGIIAKPFDRQFAGGLGSVAYRMPPLSFAPDPSWKGRVINALGAPLDGQGPLTPGSRPVSAEAEAPSAMKRARVHKPLRTGVRVIDLFAPICAGQRVGIFAGSGVGKSTLLAMLARSQGFDTVVLALVGERGREVREFIEDVLGADRHRAVTIVSTGDESPMMRRLAPKTAMAVAEYFRDRGESVLLMVDSITRFAHAAREVALAAGEPAVARGYAPTVFTDLPRLLERAGPGEEGSGTITGIFSVLVDGDDHNEPIADTIRSTLDGHIVLSRHIADQARYPAVDVLGSVSRLAHNVWDPEERELVSKLRAMIAKYEDTRDLRLMGGYQAGRDSGLDQAVDMVPRIYGAMRQDASAPPSADPFRELRDMLKGD
- a CDS encoding MarR family winged helix-turn-helix transcriptional regulator, with product MPLAREAVELLVQAARAWYFEGDQHGLRDREWMALRFLGRANRFSRTPSALAGFIGATRATASQIVKTLESKSFLVRKPSHEDKRSVVLHVTAQGEKCLSQHDPINHVLNAVTALGPDECVRLRDSLREILNHLDAAHQRLDASICRDCMFLAERGPGTGKGRATAEFMCRLYRAPVSLEETELLCTSFERTRDRPKIEEHLDRARVANQG